The DNA window GATCTGTGGCGTACGATCTGAGACGTCGAGCGTGCTTGCGTATCGTGCCTTTTCGTTCCGGCTGGCGTTGGACGCCGAAGGGGAGGATCCCGAGTCGCCGTCGCCCTCGACCGTTTCCGAGGGCGATGAGGCGTCCGATGCGGCCTCGTCGGGTGAGGGAGGGGCGCTGGTGGGCGGAGGCGCCCGCTCGGACCGGCCATCTGGGTCCGTGTCGGTGGGCTCTTCGGGCACCACGTCGCCGAGCAGAATCCGGTCGGCGGACGAATCGGTCGTCCATCCTACCTGTGGCGATGAGCGCTGGAGCGGGAGGTGAACCAGGGCAATTACGACGACGAGACTGGCGGCCAGCCCGACCATGCAACGTACGGGGTAGGCGTCCAGGACGACATCCGTGATTGTATCCATGACGGGCACGGGGCTGGGAAGGGGCATCCATCATTTCTTTACACGAATAATGCGCACATTGATTCCGCTCGCGGACAACTGCCCCTGGCACGCACGATTCCGGATGCGCGAACCAAACCGGACCGTTTCGTGTGGCATGGGGGCGCGTGTGCTGCTCATTTGAGTCAGTCTCTGAGTCTTATGTTTTCGGCACTTGTGCTCGACGACACAGAGGGCGAGATTCAAGCCCAGGTCCGGGAGCTCCAGACCGACGATCTTCCGAGGGCTGAATCGGAGGAGGTGCACCTGGAGGTTCTGTACTCGAGTCTCAATTACAAAGACGGGCTGGCCGTCACGGGCAGTGGGCAGGTCATTCGTGGGGATTATCCCATCGTGCCGGGCATCGACTTGGTTGGGCGTGTCCTCAACACCGATCACGACGCCTTCGAAGAGGGGGATCGCGTTATCGGAACCGGCTGGCAGCTGGGCGAGGTGGCCTGGGGCGGGTACCGCCAGGAAGCCCGCGTGGCCGGTCGCAAACTCGTCCCGCTTCCCGATGGGCTGTCCCCGGCCCAGGCCATGATTATTGGCACGGCCGGTTTCACCGCGATGCTTTCGGTGATGGCACTCGGCGAACACGATGTCTCCCCAGGGGCCGGTGAGGTGGTTGTCACGGGGGCGTCGGGGGGAGCGGGAAGCATTGCCGTCGCGCTGCTGGACGCCCTCGGGCACGAGGTGGTCGCCTCCACCGGGAGCGAGACCGCGCACGCGTACCTTCGCGCCTTGGGGGCCGACCGGATTGTGCACCGTCGCACGTTGGGGGAGGGCCCGGACCGCCCCATGGAGTCGGGCCGGTGGGCGGGTGCGATCGATGCGGTGGGGGGCGATACCCTCGCGACGCTCATCGCGCAGTTAAAACGGCACGGCAGCGTGGCCTCATTCGGAAACGCGGGGGGGCACGAACTGCGCACGACGGTCCTCCCGTTTATCCTGCGGGGGGTGAATCTCCTCGGCATCGACTCGAACACCTGCCCGAACGACCGTCGTCGCACGGCCTGGGGCCGGCTCGCGCAGCTGCTCACCGAAGCGCATTTTGACCGCATCCACGCCCGGACGATTTCGCTTGCCGACATTCCGGAGGCCAGCCGGGCCCTCCTGGCGGGCGAGGTGCAGGGGCGCATTCTCGTCGACGTGCAGGGGAACGGGGCGGCATGAGGGACGGTCTGAATCGAGTGGGCGTTTTTCCCGTACGTAAGAGCGAGCCCCAAAAAAATACGGCGTCGTAGATTCTCCTCTTCGGTAGCAGCCCAATACCAATCTGCATGACGGTCTCCATCTGGCAGCAGGCGCACCAGAAGCGGGAAGCGGCCTACGACGTCATCGTGGTGGGCGGGGGCATCGTCGGGTGTTCGACGGCCTATTGGCTCGGCCGCCGCGCCCCATCGCTGGACGTCGCCCTGCTGGAGGCCCGGACGCTCGGGGCCGAGGCGAGCGGCCGGAACGCGGGTTTCGTCTTGCAGGGCACGCACGCCGACTACCGCACCGATGTGGAGCGCTACGGCAAGCGGACGGCCCGTCGCCTGTGGCAGTTCACGCGGGAGAACCGCGACCTTCTCGCGGCGGAGTTGCGGGGAAGCGCGTTTTCGTGGCGGGCCGACGGCGCCCTCGTCGCGGCCGGTACTGCGGAGGAGGACGAGCGGTTGCGGACCAGCCTGCCCCACCTCCGCGCCGCGGGCGCCCCGGCCGTCCACCTCGACGCGGAGGAGACCAACGACCGGATTGGGGCCTCGGGCTTCCACGGCAGCCTCTTCGTCACTACGGGCGCCGCCGTGAACCCGCTTCACCTCGTCCAGCACGTGGCCGCGAAGAGCGGCGCCGACGTGCACACGCAGCACCCGGTCGAGCACGTGCGCTGGGGGGAAACCGGAGCCGTGCTGGGGACCCCCGATCGGCACTTTCGGGCGCCCAGGGTCGTCTTCGCCCTCGGCCCTGCGCTGCCAGAGCTGGTTCCCGCCGTGTCGTCCGTCGTCCGGTCGGTGCGGGCGCAGATGCTGGCGACGGCCCCCGCCGATGCGGTGCGCATTCCGGTGCCGGTCTACTCCCACCGCGGGGGGTTTTATGTGCGACAGCGAGAGGATCGGCGCCTGCTCGTCGGGGGCGGCCGGCACGCGCATCGTGCGGCCGAGGAGACGAGCCGCGACGCGACGACCCCGGCGGTGCAGGCCACGATTGAGCGGTACCTCCACACCCATTTCCCGTGGAGCCCGTCGCTCGGCATCGAGCAGCGCTGGAGCGGGACGATGGGCTTCTCGCCCGACGGGCGGCCCGTGGTGGGGCGGGTGCCAGAGCACCCGGAAGGCGTCTTTGCCACCGGGTTTACGGGGCACGGCATGGGGTACGGCTTCCGGATGGGGCGCCTGCTGGCAGACTTGGTGTCGGCGAACGAGACGCCGGAGGCCCTTGATCTGTTTGCCGCCTCCCGCTTCGAGGACCCGGACGCAAAGCAGGCAGGAGCGGCCCCGGACCGATCCCGTCCTACTGATTCCTGACCGGCCCCTCTCATGCCTCCATGCCGACGTTCGGGTGTTGGTCTCGTGGGACGAGAGGAAGTAGCGCCCCCCAACGACGGCCCCTTCGAACCATGCGAACCCTCCTCGTCGCCTGCATCGTCCTAGCGCTGCCCCTCACGGTCATGGGCACCCCTGCCGACTCCGTCGACTTCCGGCCCGAGCACCATCAGTGGGAGCACCGGCTGCTGCTCGTGTTTGCGCCGACCGACTCCAATGTGATGCGGGCCGGGCAGGAAGCCGCGTTTGAGGGCCGGGACCCGGGATTTCGGGAGCGGGACCTTCTGGTGCTGACTGTGACGGGCCAGAACCGAGGCACGCAGCGGGCCGCCCCCGGAGCCGAACCGCAGCCCCTCACGGCGGCAGCGGCCCGGCGGCTGCGCGACCGGTTCGACGTGCCGGACGACGCGTTCCGGGTCGTGCTCGTCGGCAAAGACGGCACCGAGAAGCGCCGCGAGGCCGAGCCGGTCTCCGCCCGCTCCGTCTTCGATACCATCGACGCGATGCCGATGCGCCAGCGCGAGATGCGGGAGCAGGACGGCGGCGGTGAGTAGCGCTACAACTCAATGCCAATCCGCCAGCGGAAGTCGAATTCGTCGGTGCTGCCCTCGATGCGGCCCGGGTCGCTGGCCCAGAGCGGAAACTTGGCCACCACGTCGAGCCCCTGCAGGAAATCCGACTGGGCCGTCCAACGCTCGAGGTGGGGAATCTCGGAGATGCTGTAGCGGGCGCCGATGCCGGCGTCGGCCTTTAGATTGTCCGCGGCAAACCCGGAGAGGAACGCGCCCTCGTTCCACGTCGTGCCGATGCCCGAGAAGGCGGACAGGCGCAGGGGCGAGAGGGCGTTCACGGTGGGGAACGGGGTGCCGCCAAGCGAGAGGCGACCGGCCGTGATGTTTTCGCCACTGAGGCCGAGGCGCCCGTTGGCGGCCCGAAGGTACGCAACCGGCCCCGCTGGCCCGAACCCGACGAGATGGGCGTCCGACACGGGCTGCTCGAAGGCTGCGCTCGCCTGCCGGTACGTGTCGTTGCGCCACTGCGCCTCCAGCGAGCGTCCACCCAGGACGAAGCGCTTGTGGGGGAGCAGGCCGTCGGCCCCGAGGCCGAACTGAAGGTTCGCCCGGCCCGTCAGGGCGCTCAAGTCCGCTGTCTTCTGGGCAGTCAGCGAAACGCGGGAGGCCTGGTCGAAGGGGCTAAAGCGTTCCGTTCCTCCCCGATTGCCGGTAAACCCGAGGAGCGTCCCGCCAAGCTCGGCGGAGGCGTTCAGTCGGTCACCCCCATTTACGAGTGTGTAGTCGAGGCGGGCCGAAACGGTGTGGGATTCCCCCCACGGATTGCTCCGGACGGGAACGCAAGAGCCGACACGTCGACGCGTCGAGCAGAGGAGGCCCGCATTTCGGAGGCCAAATGCTCGGTCAGTCGGGTTCAACTGCTGGAGCAATGAAACCCGGAGGCGCTCGTCTGTGTCCGCAAGCGGTGATCGGAGCGGCGTCTGAAAAGAGAGCCGATTTTCGAGTACGCCGAGATGCTTCGCGGCCGAGAGTTCGACTGTGGCGCGGGCGCCGAACGGAGTGAACGGACGCTCGTAGCGAAGCTCGTAGTCAAGCCCGCTAAACCACGATCCCGCATCGAAACCAAGCTGGGGACCGGAGACGTCTACCAGCGTCGGATCGTCGCCCCCGGAAAACAGCACTTCGGGCCAGAGGGTGACCGTGCCGCGGAGTTGTCGCTCGCCCCGAAAGTACTGCCCGCGGACCTGCAGGCCGCCCCCAAACCCGAAGTCGTCGGCGTAGCCGGCCAACGGCCGCACGCCCAGTTCGTAGTGCGACCAGCTCGGCTGCGGGGCCCGGAGGACACGCGTCCGCAGCGGTAGGGTCGTGGAGTTGTTGAGGCGGTTTACGTCGGGCGTCTCGCCGTTCGGGTCGATCATCGCCTTCTCGACCCGACTGTCGACCGTCACCGACACAGTCTTCTCCGGCGCGACCCAGGGCCACGGCTCGGTGACGATCCAGTCGTCCGGGACCGGCTTATGGCCGTGCATCGACGCCAGGGGCACGTTGAGCCACTGGGTTGTACCGTCGGCCAGCGTGAGCTTCACGTCTTGTGGCAGGCGGAGGGTGCCCTTTCGCTTCAGCGTCAGGTCCACTGCCACGCCGTCGCCCGTTCGCCTCTGGTCGAGGTCCGCGATCGCATCGTCAACGGTGCGGGTCGACTCGGTTACCTGCTGAAAGTACCAGTCGAGCATGAGACCGCTTTCCTGCTCCGCGAACAGCTCCAGGTCGAACGGGTCGGGGTGCATGCCGGCCCGCTCGCGGAAGTAGCGCCTCAGCCACTGGTCGCGCTGCGCGTCGCCCATGACGTAGCCCAGCATGTCCACGAGCATTTGCCCCCCCGGGTACGAGGTGATGCCGTAGGCGGTATTGGTAGAGAACCAGTCGGCCGGGGTGCTAAACGGCTCGGCGATTCCGAGCTTGTGCATCGTCACGACGCTCTGGCGGGCGCCGGTGTGGTCCGCGGGCTGCCCTGCGAGGTGGGCCATCCCCTCCGTCGTGGCGTAGCTCGTAAAGCCCTCGTCCATCCAGGCGTAGTCGGCCTCGTTGCTGCCGAGGGCGGAGTAGAACCACATGTGTGCAAACTCGTGGACCGTGGTGCCGAGGATCGACCGGTAGCTGCTTTTCTCTTCAAATTCGGGGCCGTCGTAGCTACTCACGACCGTGAACATCGGGTACTCCATGCCGCCGTCTCCGCCCTGCGCCACGGTCATCTGCGGGTACGGGTAGTCGCCGTACTCGTCGCTGAAAAACGCCGTGAGGTCGGGCATGTTGTTTCGCAGCGGGCGCCACTGCTCGGCGACCTCGGGCTTGTAGAGGATGTGGTGGGTGGTGCCGTCCGCGGTCACCTTATCGTGAATGTAGTCGGGATCGGCCGACCAGGCGAAGTTGTGCACGTCCTCGGCCCGAAAGTGCCAGGTGAGCGTGTCCGCGTCCGGCAGGCCGTCCGACGGGCGCCACGTGCCGCTGCCGTCAATGTCGTAGCCGTGCCCGACCTCGTCGGGGTTCTGTAAAACGCCGGTGGCGCCAATTGTATATTCGGCGGGAAGGGTGATCTCCACGTCGAACTCGCCGTACGGCGCGTAGTATTCGCGGTTGATGTAGTAGTTGGCGTGCCAGCCCCGCTCGTCGTACTCCGCCATCTTGGGGTACCACTGGGTCATGGTGTAGTCGATGTCGTCCCCACGGCTGTTGCGCCCGCTCCGACGGGTCTGAAGCGGCACCTGCGAGCGGTAGTCCATGACGAAGGTGGTGGAGGTGCCGGGCGGTATGGGCTCGGCAAGATCCACCCGCAGAACCGTATCATACAC is part of the Salinibacter ruber DSM 13855 genome and encodes:
- a CDS encoding energy transducer TonB, coding for MPLPSPVPVMDTITDVVLDAYPVRCMVGLAASLVVVIALVHLPLQRSSPQVGWTTDSSADRILLGDVVPEEPTDTDPDGRSERAPPPTSAPPSPDEAASDASSPSETVEGDGDSGSSPSASNASRNEKARYASTLDVSDRTPQIVGGKGSLYLNINYPKKARAQGIEGRLELEFLVEPDGSVRDIEVVKSLHPLCDSAAIDGVRSVDFIPARIDGDPIPIRLRLPVRFTMSTPTTAAQAHSSSS
- a CDS encoding MDR family oxidoreductase; translated protein: MFSALVLDDTEGEIQAQVRELQTDDLPRAESEEVHLEVLYSSLNYKDGLAVTGSGQVIRGDYPIVPGIDLVGRVLNTDHDAFEEGDRVIGTGWQLGEVAWGGYRQEARVAGRKLVPLPDGLSPAQAMIIGTAGFTAMLSVMALGEHDVSPGAGEVVVTGASGGAGSIAVALLDALGHEVVASTGSETAHAYLRALGADRIVHRRTLGEGPDRPMESGRWAGAIDAVGGDTLATLIAQLKRHGSVASFGNAGGHELRTTVLPFILRGVNLLGIDSNTCPNDRRRTAWGRLAQLLTEAHFDRIHARTISLADIPEASRALLAGEVQGRILVDVQGNGAA
- a CDS encoding NAD(P)/FAD-dependent oxidoreductase produces the protein MTVSIWQQAHQKREAAYDVIVVGGGIVGCSTAYWLGRRAPSLDVALLEARTLGAEASGRNAGFVLQGTHADYRTDVERYGKRTARRLWQFTRENRDLLAAELRGSAFSWRADGALVAAGTAEEDERLRTSLPHLRAAGAPAVHLDAEETNDRIGASGFHGSLFVTTGAAVNPLHLVQHVAAKSGADVHTQHPVEHVRWGETGAVLGTPDRHFRAPRVVFALGPALPELVPAVSSVVRSVRAQMLATAPADAVRIPVPVYSHRGGFYVRQREDRRLLVGGGRHAHRAAEETSRDATTPAVQATIERYLHTHFPWSPSLGIEQRWSGTMGFSPDGRPVVGRVPEHPEGVFATGFTGHGMGYGFRMGRLLADLVSANETPEALDLFAASRFEDPDAKQAGAAPDRSRPTDS
- a CDS encoding DUF4174 domain-containing protein encodes the protein MRTLLVACIVLALPLTVMGTPADSVDFRPEHHQWEHRLLLVFAPTDSNVMRAGQEAAFEGRDPGFRERDLLVLTVTGQNRGTQRAAPGAEPQPLTAAAARRLRDRFDVPDDAFRVVLVGKDGTEKRREAEPVSARSVFDTIDAMPMRQREMREQDGGGE
- a CDS encoding M1 family metallopeptidase, whose amino-acid sequence is MRARLSLLLLLLLCSPALAVAQSPSQWQQHVDYEMDIRLNPETHQVDGHQRLTYTNNSPDTLRTVYYHLYFNAFQPQSMMAERNRHLPDPDGRTVPRIFNLTPDEQGRQTVTSLTQDGTPVSYEVYDTVLRVDLAEPIPPGTSTTFVMDYRSQVPLQTRRSGRNSRGDDIDYTMTQWYPKMAEYDERGWHANYYINREYYAPYGEFDVEITLPAEYTIGATGVLQNPDEVGHGYDIDGSGTWRPSDGLPDADTLTWHFRAEDVHNFAWSADPDYIHDKVTADGTTHHILYKPEVAEQWRPLRNNMPDLTAFFSDEYGDYPYPQMTVAQGGDGGMEYPMFTVVSSYDGPEFEEKSSYRSILGTTVHEFAHMWFYSALGSNEADYAWMDEGFTSYATTEGMAHLAGQPADHTGARQSVVTMHKLGIAEPFSTPADWFSTNTAYGITSYPGGQMLVDMLGYVMGDAQRDQWLRRYFRERAGMHPDPFDLELFAEQESGLMLDWYFQQVTESTRTVDDAIADLDQRRTGDGVAVDLTLKRKGTLRLPQDVKLTLADGTTQWLNVPLASMHGHKPVPDDWIVTEPWPWVAPEKTVSVTVDSRVEKAMIDPNGETPDVNRLNNSTTLPLRTRVLRAPQPSWSHYELGVRPLAGYADDFGFGGGLQVRGQYFRGERQLRGTVTLWPEVLFSGGDDPTLVDVSGPQLGFDAGSWFSGLDYELRYERPFTPFGARATVELSAAKHLGVLENRLSFQTPLRSPLADTDERLRVSLLQQLNPTDRAFGLRNAGLLCSTRRRVGSCVPVRSNPWGESHTVSARLDYTLVNGGDRLNASAELGGTLLGFTGNRGGTERFSPFDQASRVSLTAQKTADLSALTGRANLQFGLGADGLLPHKRFVLGGRSLEAQWRNDTYRQASAAFEQPVSDAHLVGFGPAGPVAYLRAANGRLGLSGENITAGRLSLGGTPFPTVNALSPLRLSAFSGIGTTWNEGAFLSGFAADNLKADAGIGARYSISEIPHLERWTAQSDFLQGLDVVAKFPLWASDPGRIEGSTDEFDFRWRIGIEL